In Candidatus Effluviviaceae Genus V sp., the genomic window AGTGCAGGGAGACCTGCTCCACGGCCGTCGAGATGAGCAGGAGCTGCGCGCCGATCGAGTTCCCGATGAGTCTGGACGCGTGGTCCTTGTCGATGACGGCCTCGATGCCCTGGAGCTCCCCGTGCCGGTTCTCGACCACGGGCACTCCGCCGCCGCCGACCGCTATCACGATCGACCCGGCCTCGAGCAAGCGCTTGATGGAACGCGCCTCCACAACACGTTTCGGCATCGGTGACGGCACGACGCGCCGCCACCCGCGATTGGCGTCCTCGACGACGTCCCAGCCCGCTTCGTCCCGCTTCCGCTCGGCTTCCTCGCGGGTGTAGAACGGGCCGATCGGCTTCGTCGGCTCATCGAACGCGGGGTCGTCCGGGTCGACGACGACCTGCGTGACGACCGTCACGACCTCCCGGTCGATGCTCCGCGCGCCGAGCTCTGCGCTCAGCACCTGCTGGAGCATGTATCCCATGCTGCCCTGCGTATCCGCGACACAAGAGTCGAGGGGAATCGGGGGAACCACGTGCGCCGCCATCTCAGCGCGGAGGAGGATACCGCCGACCTGAGGGCCGTTCCCGTGGGTCACCACGATGTCGTAGCCCCGTGCGATCATGTCGGCGATGTGGGCCGCTGTCTCGCGCGCGTTGGCGAACTGCTCGGACACGGTCCCCCGCTGTCCCGGCTTCGTGATGGAGTTCCCGCCGACGGCGACAACTGCGAGTTTGCTCATCCCTGCTCCCGTGAGATCCCCGCGGCGTCCACCTCGCCGTCCCGGACCGCCGGTCCCTGAAAGCGAGCGGCGTGGCCGCAGCAGCAGCCACGCCCGACGCGGAACGCCCGGAGAACCTAGAGCCCTGCCTTCACAGCCTGATAGTCGTCCATCGTGTCGACGTCGATCAGGAAGCCTTCGTCGTCCCGCTCGACCTCCACGACCGCCTCGCCCTCTTTCTCGACGATGTCGCGGGCGCCGGAGTCGCCGCTCAGGCTCTCCAGCTCCTCGCGGTAGGACCCGTCGAACAGCTGCGGGTGTCCTCGCCGGCCGTCGAGCACGGGGACCGCGATGCGCGCCCCCTGCGAGTGAGCGTCGACCAGAGCGTCGACATCGTCCGTCGTGAAGAAGGGCGTGTCGCCGGGCACGATGAGTATGGGAGAAGCCTCCCACGAGCAGGCGCTGACGCCCTGTCCGATGGACGATCCGACACCCTCTGTGTAGCGGGCGTTGCCGACCAGCTCGAGTCGCTCGTCGAGCACTCCGGCCAACGAGGTGCCCACCTCGTCCGCCTCCGCACCCAGGACGACGACCACCTCGTCGATCTTTTTCGAATCCAGAAGGCGGCCGACGATCTGTCTGATCATCGGCACTCCGTCGATCGGGAGGACCTCCTTCTTCATCCCAAGGCGTTTCGACTCACCGGCTGCGAGTACGACTGCTGATGCCATGAAACCCCTCTTCAGTATTCCGAGCGGTCTTCGGACCGCGGCGCCCGCCGACACACGGGCGCCGCCGACCGCACGCCCGCTAGCCGCGGGACATCACGTCCTTGATCGACTCGAGCGCCTTCTCGATGTTCTCGAGCGA contains:
- the arcC gene encoding carbamate kinase — its product is MSKLAVVAVGGNSITKPGQRGTVSEQFANARETAAHIADMIARGYDIVVTHGNGPQVGGILLRAEMAAHVVPPIPLDSCVADTQGSMGYMLQQVLSAELGARSIDREVVTVVTQVVVDPDDPAFDEPTKPIGPFYTREEAERKRDEAGWDVVEDANRGWRRVVPSPMPKRVVEARSIKRLLEAGSIVIAVGGGGVPVVENRHGELQGIEAVIDKDHASRLIGNSIGAQLLLISTAVEQVSLHFGEENEARLPRLSVSDARVYCDEGHFPPGSMGPKILAGIHFIDGGGEEVIITSPESIGRALDGETGTHMTA
- a CDS encoding NTP transferase domain-containing protein; this translates as MASAVVLAAGESKRLGMKKEVLPIDGVPMIRQIVGRLLDSKKIDEVVVVLGAEADEVGTSLAGVLDERLELVGNARYTEGVGSSIGQGVSACSWEASPILIVPGDTPFFTTDDVDALVDAHSQGARIAVPVLDGRRGHPQLFDGSYREELESLSGDSGARDIVEKEGEAVVEVERDDEGFLIDVDTMDDYQAVKAGL